Proteins encoded within one genomic window of Meiothermus cerbereus DSM 11376:
- a CDS encoding ribbon-helix-helix domain-containing protein — protein MRTTIYLPDDLARVVEAYLKEHPQTSLSALVREALEARLRRNPAALLDLAGVVEKASGSAGEGAEDRLYRQER, from the coding sequence ATGCGAACCACCATCTACCTGCCCGATGACCTCGCCCGGGTGGTGGAGGCCTATCTGAAGGAGCACCCCCAGACCAGCCTCTCGGCCCTGGTGCGGGAAGCGCTGGAGGCCAGGTTGCGCCGCAACCCGGCGGCCCTTTTGGATCTGGCCGGGGTCGTCGAGAAGGCCTCAGGGAGTGCCGGGGAAGGGGCTGAGGACCGCCTGTACCGCCAGGAGCGATGA
- a CDS encoding type II toxin-antitoxin system VapC family toxin, with protein sequence MTPQRLVLDSGPLIALFHAADPDHEAAVRGFRALAEGNSRLITPLPVVFEVYKWLLFEGGAAVARRALEGMVEALEVVPLGLEDLEAIRVLLASRPEWRGTLEDAGVVLLALRSKAPVWTLNYRDLGVFRELSFWAG encoded by the coding sequence ATGACCCCGCAAAGGCTGGTTCTGGACTCGGGGCCGCTGATCGCGCTCTTCCACGCCGCCGACCCCGACCACGAGGCGGCGGTGCGCGGGTTCCGCGCGCTGGCGGAGGGGAATAGCCGCCTGATCACCCCCCTGCCGGTGGTGTTCGAGGTGTACAAGTGGCTGCTCTTCGAGGGGGGTGCGGCGGTGGCCCGGCGGGCCCTGGAGGGGATGGTGGAGGCGTTGGAGGTCGTTCCGCTCGGGCTGGAAGACCTCGAGGCCATCCGGGTGCTGCTGGCCTCGAGGCCGGAGTGGAGGGGCACCCTGGAGGACGCGGGCGTGGTGCTCCTGGCCCTGCGGTCCAAAGCCCCGGTGTGGACGCTGAACTACCGCGACCTGGGGGTGTTCAGGGAGCTGTCGTTCTGGGCGGGCTGA